A stretch of the Solanum dulcamara chromosome 6, daSolDulc1.2, whole genome shotgun sequence genome encodes the following:
- the LOC129892059 gene encoding zinc finger CCCH domain-containing protein 2: protein MEGLCAELHHHKFHPSHQLYKKSLRDIDIPPRKLLNRRSTLSSSIDHHVISDVQFMDSPKSGGLGAESDTIFQKFLPYNSLDDDDDADPYSSDHFRMYEFKVRRCTRSRSHDWTDCPFAHPGEKARRRDPRRFHYSGTVCSEFRKGNCSRGDNCEFAHGVFECWLHPTRYRTEACKDGKNCKRKVCFFAHTPRQLRVLPPSCYESGSSPKNLNSPIEKKYRNLNHCCVFCHSVSASPTSTLIGMSHISPPLSPSLSPPLSPANRNQFSSPMPRYTDRFGSVESSSSGMGQLDPSGLMSYKDALTELVSSLEAMNVNHEPNSSAASHSHSVNFDGNLPWLDVNFNNNNSYDDQQQQFLLSPSTPSPNPISNSRTKFYTREFPSPSPVSSSSFSFEEETSNNNATNRYYSDNGLGGGPDLGWVNDLLT from the coding sequence ATGGAAGGTCTTTGTGCTGAACTACACCATCACAAGTTTCATCCTTCACACCAACTCTACAAGAAATCTCTTCGTGACATTGACATTCCACCAAGAAAACTCTTAAACCGACGTTCTACTCTTTCATCATCAATCGATCACCATGTTATTTCTGATGTGCAGTTTATGGACTCGCCTAAGTCTGGAGGGTTAGGAGCTGAGTCGGATACTATATTTCAGAAGTTTTTACCGTACAATAGCTTGGATGACGATGACGATGCTGATCCATACTCGTCTGACCATTTTCGTATGTACGAGTTTAAAGTAAGGCGATGTACGCGAAGCAGGAGCCACGATTGGACTGACTGTCCTTTTGCCCATCCTGGTGAGAAGGCTCGAAGGAGGGATCCGAGGAGGTTTCATTATTCAGGGACGGTTTGCTCGGAATTTCGGAAGGGGAATTGTAGCAGGGGTGATAATTGTGAGTTTGCACATGGGGTGTTTGAATGTTGGCTTCATCCAACTAGGTATAGGACTGAAGCATGTAAAGATGGAAAAAATTGCAAACGAAAGGTTTGTTTCTTTGCACATACTCCAAGGCAACTTCGTGTTCTTCCACCTAGTTGCTACGAAAGTGGTTCATCACCGAAGAATTTGAATTCCCCTATTGAGAAGAAGTACCGAAATTTGAACCATTGTTGTGTTTTTTGCCATTCTGTTTCTGCTTCCCCAACTTCTACTTTAATCGGCATGTCACATATCTCACCCCCTCTCTCTCCATCCCTCTCACCGCCTCTTTCCCCTGCGAATCGAAATCAATTTTCATCGCCTATGCCGCGTTACACCGATCGTTTTGGGAGCGTTGAATCGTCATCCTCTGGAATGGGTCAGCTTGATCCATCTGGGCTGATGAGTTACAAAGATGCACTTACTGAATTGGTTAGCTCATTGGAAGCTATGAATGTGAATCATGAACCCAATTCTTCAGCTGCTTCTCATTCTCATTCTGTTAATTTTGATGGGAATTTACCATGGCTGGATGTGAatttcaacaataataatagttacgATGATCAACAGCAGCAGTTCCTTCTATCGCCTTCAACTCCATCTCCAAATCCAATTTCTAATTCGAGAACCAAATTCTACACAAGGGAATTTCCATCTCCTAGTCCTGTTTCGAGCTCCAGTTTCAGCTTTGAAGAAGAAACGAGTAACAACAATGCTACCAACAGATACTACAGTGACAATGGATTAGGTGGAGGACCAGATCTTGGGTGGGTCA